Part of the Diprion similis isolate iyDipSimi1 chromosome 4, iyDipSimi1.1, whole genome shotgun sequence genome is shown below.
ttcttcgTGCAATTAACCCTTTTCGGACCAAAACGCCACTTTCCATACACCGTTGTTTGGCGGCCTATAACTCATACTATTCGcgtctgaaaaaaatcgggaagtacatatttttgtagctTGAAATGTGCCTCTTCGAATGgtgtatattaaatttttccaaaaaaatttttattatgaaaaaaagccGTTTAACGCTAAAAAAACACCAATTTTtcgcacctttttttttcaaatcgaattttgaGCAGGTTCCTGGTCTGCAATGGTCCTGGAACCTCTCTAACCGGTGAAATAAATGTCTGAACTAAAATGAATGGGGGTTTTAAAGTCGATTTGAACCCTTATTGGGTTCAAAATGGCGCCTAGAccgtaaaattttcacgaacacgttcatgaattttttatggaaaaataatgCACTTTTTCGAAAGGTTGTTGAGAACAAAAAGTTCTTAAAAtcactcaaaaaacgcacctgatttttttcaaaatattttgagcatttttttcattttgagaaTGGTcaattttgccaaaatttaaaaaaatgctcaaaaaattctgaaaaaattagagtaCATTTTTTAAGcgatttcaaaaactttctATTCCtgacaattttccaaaaaagtgcattattttcaaagaaaaaaattccaaagctCAAAGTGCTATCGTGTTGATATCGGTCGAATATATTCACACGTTTATCGTCTGTTCGCCGCAAACAAACTTTACGTTGCCCAACTATTACCAACGTGGAGGTCGACGAATGTTaatagtcttttttttttttacattttcttttatttcttttacaattgtctttttcattttttttacatttttctttttcatttttttttacatttttcttttttttacgctttttaaaatattgtatttttttttagtcaaaacCAGAAACcatctgcacttttttttctatttccgaaTATCACGATTATGTCTTTCTGCTTGTTTAGTGCAACTTTGAAAAACAGTGCACACAATAGTATTTATCGCAATCGGTGCAGAATCTAGAGGTCCTTTGACGACATCCTGTATACCCACATGCCGATCTTGTTTTTGATACGTAACTGTGGGATTTGAAATCGCGCAGCTTCGATTCTAGTAAATATTTTCGGCTTACTTCTTTACAAAGATCTTTTGTCGTAGTTTGCGCCTTATCGTCCTTGCTACAAGTATTCCAAATTACGACCGCGTTTACAATTGCTGATTCTATAATCctcgtaaatattttatacgtcCATTTCTTCGAGTGTATACTCGAGCTGGCTTTTTTGCACCGAAAATCATGGAGATCGACCCCTCCCATGTTTTTATTGTATACAGAAAAGGCAAAAGGGAATCTTATTTCTGTTTTGTCGTGAGCAGTTCGCGAGTACCTTTTCATCGGTGTCATGGGCGTTACACCAGCCACGGTGGACAAAATAGCGATCTCTTTTGAGTCGATGACGCTGATAAAATTCATTCCACTGTTGCGGTCGTGGCTTACTTTGAATGATCCTCGCGgagcatttttttcaaagacatgtttttcttttactctatTTTTACGGACACTTGCTGTGGATCGTAAGCCGCATTTGTTCAAGTGAATGACCAAATCTGGACTCGTGAAATAGTTATCGAAGTAGATATGATAATCAGATAATTTTCTCTTTGAAAGGCTGCTTAGAAGTGGATTGACCATTTGTAAGACAACTCTCGAGCCGAGTGGACACGTTGATAAATTTATGCCAACGTTTGTATCATTTTTACCACAATAAACAtccaaattgaataaaaatccgtTTGCTCCGCACAAACCCCAGAGCTTTAATCCATATCGATCGGGTTTTGAAGGCAAATATTGCTTCAGGGAAGTGCGACCGAAAAATCGAACCATCATTTCGTCAACGGAGAGagcggttgaaaaaaaaccaaattgTTGAATGTTTTGTCTGAATAAACTTAACACTTTACGAACTCTCCGCGccttatcatcatcatttttgtCGGTAGATTTCGAGTATTTTATGTTACTTTTAATCGTACTGAACCTTTTGCGGCTCATTGCTGAAGAAACAACAGAGCACCCCACAAGAGGATCAGTTTCCCAATACTCCTTCTGATCACCTCGTTTGttgaatgatgataacaaCAATATACCAACAAAAGTGTTGAGTTCCTCTATTGATAGTTTCAAGCCGTTTTCCTCACTAGCTTcaatgatataattttttattcctgcaGAGAAGAACAATTCAAATAGTTCCACAGGCGACATTGAagctatttttctttttgtcgcATCGGTCAACAATATTTGATCATTCACATTCCCTGAACAAACTTTTTCGCCATTACTCCATGAAAAGGTATGATCAGActccagttttttttaagtttctgTGTAGCTGTTGAAAACAGACCTATACGACACATTTGGAGCGGAAATTTCCCATTCAGAATTTTCATCATCTGACGGAGCTGAATCTCCATCGGAGCCAGAATAATCTGGATTGGGTACCATACACTCGTCACTTTGATCAGAATCTAGTTGCTCGTGCTGAGTCGATGttgagcgatttttttttgaaatttccgaGGCCTTTCGTTTCGGCATTTTTCGCGCCGTTTGGTCGGAtacaaagttaaaaaaagattttccaaaataattttgaaaatagcaACTGTTAATAGTACTTCCGTCGAGTACTTGCGTGAGGTAGGAGGTGAGAAGACGTTCACCCATACTATGTACACGAGATCAGTTGCGCAATACGAACTTGAACGACGATAAACGTGTGAATATATTCGACCGATATCAACACGATAGCACTTTGagctttggaattttttttcttgaaaataatgcacttttttggaaaattgtcaGGAATagaaagtttttgaaatcgCTTAAAAAATGtactctaattttttcagaattttttgagcattttttcaaattttggcaaaattgACCAttctcaaaatgaaaaaaatgctcaaaatattttgaaaaaaatcaggtgCATTTTTTGAGTGATTTTAAGAACTTTTTGTTCTCAACAACCTTTCGAAAAAGTGcattatttttccataaaaaattcatgaacgtgttcgtgaaaattttacggTCTAGGCGCCATTTTGAACCCAATAAGGGTTCAAATCGACTTTAAAACCCCCATTCATTTTAGTTCAGACATTTATTCCACCGGTTAGAGAGGTTCCAGGACCATTGCAGACCAGGAACCTGCtcaaaattcgatttgaaaaaaaaaggtgcgaaaaaatggtgtttttttaGCGTTAAACggctttttttcataataaaaattttttcggaaaaatttaatatacacCATTCGAAGGGGCACATTTCaaactacaaaaatatgtactttccgatttttttcagacgCGAATAGTATGAGTTATAGGCCGCCAAACAACGGTGTATGGAAAGTGGCATTTTGGTCCGAAAAGGGTTAATCAATCAACtcggaaaaatataattgttcaTTTAGAAGAAGTAATGCAGAGAAGAAAGTGCAGATTTACAACGGAAGCATTGAAAGTCAATTCATAGCTGGTAGAACCGGAAGATTCAATTAAATTGGTCAtggcaatttttcataccCATTATTTCGTTGTAAGTTTCTGcagatttcagattttttttatcgaaccgCTTCGGTGATAATAATCACGGAAGTTTGTAGGACAGACAGGCAGACATCCAAACcaacatttttctaaaaagcTGTTTTTCGCATTCTAGAGGTTAGAAGACGTAACGATTtgttgaaattacaaaaatttatttctaccGAAACCAATACTGTTCTGATATCACCAAAGGTAATGAGAAGAGAAACTACTTTTAcgcttttctaattttatctttcaatgtgttttccttaatttttgtaattgagTTCATTATGATTTTCCTATCCACCTGACACAATCTTGGGGCTATGGTGTAAAAAGAAACGGCGGTTGCCACTTTCTGCACCTATCTTTTTCTATCAGTTTATCGTATTTGTTTATGGGGGGACATATGCGCCTCAAATGCAAACTTTTACATCCGGATTTTATATCTCTGAGTCGAATTGATTTATATACCTCTTATCGTTAATCGTTTTCGGagcaaatgacgaagcaaaaaaattacacgccCTTTTGATACTGAAATTTCACTTCAGGCGATTACGGCCTTATGCAACTGGAAACGAATTttggaaatggaatgaaaaattcatttgtatcACTGCAAAATGTGACTCGATTACTACTTAACCGTAAAGGTAATAAAAATGTGCATGTAATAATAAAGGAGACTAATAGTGAGAAAGGTGACTGATTACCAACCCTAATTTATTGCAATTATTCTACCGAAAACCAGTCCgctatacattatatatcgCATATACCGACCACTATAACTATATTAAATCTGCAGGTCGATTTTTTCATACTGATTTACCTAACAACAAAatgttaatgaaaattaaatcgtGTTCCGTATATTTGTATACAAattcaattgattctttgCAGGGATGGTCAGCAAAAAATTGGACTAATAGGTAGGTTCTCTGCATATTAGAGAAACAATAGCCGTTTTCCAACGGACGGCACTTGACGTTTTAATTGCAAATGTGAGTACTCAGATATTATACAGTACAATAGACAAACCTTTCACTAGCGCTCTTTTCCTGAACACGGTCGCATAGCGCGGCTGCCGTGTGATTCTCTTGTTATTTCGCAGACTATTAATATCGTCTGCCGCATTCGACGGCAACTTGATAAGTTTCCctgtcaaaataaaaatcattagaCTGTTAATACTTTAGACGAAGAATCATTGGCCTCAAAAGATAATTCTGCTCATCACAATAATCACGAACCCACAAACATCCAAGGACTTAGATGTACTCCCAGTTGATCCGCGAGCACGCTGTTGTATGATTCGATGGCATTGTTTGTACGTCGAGACAAGCCGAAGACGCTAAAGCCAACCGGCCTTACTATTGTTAAAAAAGCTGAGAGTGAAGTCTGCAATTCCCGCGGTGGATCGGTTTTCAAACGCTGAAATTCAGCTTCAATCGTGGTACTTGGTAAGTATGCCAAagccatgatttttttcaaaaaaaccttGGCGACTGCATTCCCGTCTATCACAGGCCTCAGACGTAAAGTTTTGACTTTCTTCAGCAAAGCCTTATACACAATAATTATAAGCAATTGAAACAATGATAAGTATTATACTAACTGTTGTGTttaaaaacaagaataaagaaacaaaaaaaaatacctactCGATCATAATGTACGCTACAGCCTGTCACGTGTGCATTAATGAAGACGTCTCAGCAAGCGTTTCGTAATGCTAGCTCAAAATCACTCATCAAAACCTTCACCGATGCCCCATCTATGAGCTGTGCTATTTGCGTCAACACTGCTGTATATCTGACCTGAGTCTTGTTGCACATTAAGGCATGCGCAAAAGGTAGGGCCTGGAAAAAACAGTTACGTAAAATAAAGCTAACTATTTAACCGTAGAACCTCATTTGCCTGGAAACACCATACATAAGGGTCTGGTGGACCTAGTACCTACAGAAATTGTGTTTTTAGGTAACCGTAGAAACCACTGCAaggaaataaagtttttcgatACAAGATGCCACGTATAACGAACTCTATTACTTGCAACGGCTGCATTGAATGTCGATTGTGCTTGCGTACCTTCTTCGCACGTACATGCGGATAAAAGACTCCGTTCAAAGCCGGTAAATGGTGTGCAAAGAATGACTTTGAGTGGCGTCTGGGTTGTAGGTCGGCGTTCCGGGTTGGTTATGAGCGTGTTTGGCTGACCTTCGTTACGGCGATCGTCTTATCCGGCTGCTTGCCTTTTCTTCAGAGTCTCGCACGGAAGTGACCACTCTGGCCGacccggcgcgtcttcgggtgcgcccgcGCCGATTCGGCCGTGTTCGATGtcgctccgcgggtttggggcttattgtgacgtgcacgcggtGGTACAACGTCACATTACCATACGATCATTTCAATATGTGAAAATCAACTTTAGATGTAAAAGTTAAGGTCAACATGAACTTACGTTCGACTTTGTGTCTAACGATTTCGACTTTGTGTCTAACGATTGAAAAGATCAGAATCTATTATCTATATATTAAGTCTATTTTCCATCCTTGTCAATCAACACGACGAAACAATCGTCAGGGTACTGACAGTTTTGCAGCACAATGCATATCTAGTTTTGCTGTAATTAAACGACGTTATTGTCATGTATTAATATGCCTACTACTCACCGACTCCTGTTTGCGGATCCCAGTCATTGTTCGAAgtcgttatttctctgaatTAACAGTGTTATCTGGAACATGCATGTTGGTTTGATACGACAAAACACAATATTTTCGATCATCGAAATTGCTTATTTTTATGTCTGTTATGATTATGAtgaacattttcaactgaatcATGCATATTGACTTGATAGTACAAATAACAGCATACAGCAAATAACAGCAAATAAGCATTCCATTTTTGATAACATTAATTAAATCGACTGAATGAATAATTCCACTGTCTCACTGTGCGTCGTGTCTTGAACCTTTCTCGATGccgactaacaataagactgGAACCAGCTATTGTCGAAGAACATAGCATAGTAACAAACGGATTATCATTTATATATCACTCACTCAATAAATCATCACACGTCTGTAAGACAGAAACTCGCGCGACGACATACACCGTCAAAACACCATCGCTTCCCTGTTGAGAAAAGAGGATTTCGAAAGGACGTAATAGTTTGAATATCGACGACAGCGCTAATcctaaggtgcttataaagacacgttgtacacctcgaaaacgcggggatgcaaaactcctataccccTCAAGCGaccagagtgaaacttgggtaaTTAATGCctcattttggcaaaaagtggagcgtctttgtactttttcaaaattcggaaaaaaattttacaaattggttaccacccacagaaattgaccaaattttcacagttgcacggaatagatcgaactatccggtatgatgccactcggcggtgatgaaacacacattttgagcccagttccatgagatttgatggtgaattgaggaaatggcagctgatctggttttcgattacgaagtacaccgaaatctcattttggcgacatttgttaccaacattacgcgcatgccggtgaTGTATGCGtataatgtcggtaaaaaattactggcaggcgtgaaagatcggtaacaagtgtcgccaaaatgagattttggtgttcttcataatcgaaaaccagatcagctgccatttcgtcatttcaccatcaaatctcatggacctgggctcaaaatgtgtgttttatcaccgccgagtggcatcataccggatagttcgatctattccgtgcaactgtgtaaatttggtcaatttttgtgcgtggtaaccaatctgtaaaatatttttccaaattttgaaaaagtaaaaacagtgCCAATCtcaagtacaaaaatattcatagtTGAATTAACaaacggtaataataattacttttcaacataacaacaacaatgtaAGGAATATCAACATTGATGTggacaataataatacgtcCCCCATATCAacccagttttttttttatagtcttAAGAATTTCTGAACAATTAATGACCGATACTTGATGTGAAGATGTAAAGATCGGATTTGCCATGAGCTGTGGATAGGACAGTGAAGAAGATTTCTCGGAatggaaataattaaattagattCATATTCctttattcataataatataGTTCAATCAAAACGATATCCGATCCAGAACACACACAAACGTGCAGAAAACGCGGAAAGTGACTGTTGCAACCGAAAGATGAGAATAAGTTCGGCCTCCGTCTGATAATTTGATTCGTGTAATTGTTGATTTAACGTGTGTCAACTGGCAAAAGGACAGAGCAGTCATCAAAATATTGACAGTATTAACAAATATCAACCCTACGTTCTACTGTATGATATTACGTCATATTACGTTTATATTTAATGTAAATattagattattattatttgcggCAAGTTATCAATTTGTAACAAACACTTTAAGctgtaaaatttatacgaatgATGGCCATACAATTATGCAAGTATGTAAAAATGAACGTATCATGTTGAAATTAACGTCAATGGAAAAATGACTTCCGCCCGCCTGACGCTGACGGTCGACCGAAGTCCGGCGCGCGCCGGACTCGTAACCGTGGCTCGGTGGCCAAGTGACACAAGACtctgaaatgcaaaaaataaaattgtcagaCATAAAGAAGTCAACATCAACGTGTACATAtgttcgactttgtgtttaaAGATTGAAAAGATCGGAATTTATTGACGTACCCAAGCATATGGTAACTCTTATTATTGATTTCGGAAatcttataataaaatttctaaatctTGTCACGATTGCTGCAGATTTTActccaaaaaaatatcaaccatCCCAATACCATAACCATCTATCAAacataaatgaatattataaatatgaacCATgcaccaaaaacaaaaattgccaAGAAACATGACAGGATAGTCAACAGAGTAATAACAGTTATGCATCACAGCGCAGTCCAAGTTTTTCTCCAAGTGAACGACGCTCTTGCCATCTATTCGTATGTGTATTATGCCAGCTATTCGTTTTAGTTTTGTCTTAACAATCgggcaattttttaaaataataataatactaattcaATTGTATGTTTACTGTTGCTAGGTCTCGTAAgaactgaataaaataaaaaaaaataaaagtggaaGTGGCACAGATGTAGTTTATAAAAGCACTTGGCCATACTTCTCTGCACTCCAATTTTTGATCCCTGGACTTGTTAATAGGTCTACGACATCAAACATTGTAAGTAAAgaactaaattatttttttattaaccaTTTATGTATGTTTATTTCGCACAAGTAATATTCAGCAACAAATAGAAAACATTTGTTTCGATTTCTTAGATGTGTCTGTATTGCCAAGAAACTTCTCCACGGCCAGTTAGGAAATAATCTTTACATTCATCTCTTACATTTTTCTGAGAAGTAGTATAATATGTGCCGTTCCTTGATGCAACGAAAAAGAGGAGTTTTCTGGGCTATCGTTATGCCAATCTCCCGGTCGGATATTCCGATTTTCTGTATCTTCAGTATCGATAGACCCAGGGTAAAAGTAAGCTGAACGTGATTCGTTCGTagataacaaaaaattatgcaacgtACATATCGCCAGTATAATATTCTCTACCGTGTTGGGACAAAGATTAACCCTTTAACAGCCACGCCTATTTCTGGTTGactcaaaattatttcctcCGGCAgtgtatctgaaaaacgattgAATATGAATGTCCAACCATAATTTTGTCGATAAAGGCCTGCAAAGTAGTATTTTTGAACTGTAGCAAATTTGCTACATTGGCGGTTCAgggatataaattatacatattttagatatttgaaaaagctAAAATGAACATTTGTTTATCTTATCGGATCACAATAATATTCTTAGAATAATCTTACAGTACCACCAGTTTCCGtggaaattgtaaaaacaattgtttttgGCGTTCTGGCACAGGTGCATGTTGCATTTGCAGCATTCAATCTTCGAAAACCCGGTCTTGCAATGTTTGCACCGCTGCCTTTCCCCGTCAAAAACAGCCCAGTGCCCTACACCATCAGTTCGGACTAGTTCTTGTGGTCTAGGGCCTTGTAGAGTGTGGAATTTTGTAATCGTTTCGCGACTTGGAAGACGACTACGGTTCTGTTTACCACACTTCACCAATCCGTCCGCGATAGAACATCGGAATTCTTTTAGACTCATTGTTTTTGcctaaacaaaaataacaaaaaagattgaaaaacaaaatacaaaaaattaaaacgttgaaccaaaaatttggtattttaTACACCTGAATGGCCAGTGTAGCAAATTTGCTACTAATGTTTTCACACCCTCAGTTCGAACTATTATtctaatgcaaaaaaaaatctccaagGCTTAGTTGGACGAGTCAAgcttattttatacaattctatcaaaatatatatcaaaAATGGCTAtttactcacttttttttacaaaaattggcAGCAGATGCGAGCGTCGTAAATTTTCACAAGAACATTGTTGCAATACTAACAAAATTCTTATGTTTACGTTCAAATATGATGCTATCCCGGCGTTTGTAGTTCCATACAGCATAGATTGATGAAACCATGAAGTAGCCTGCCCGCTATATTATTCTTACGCTTTTACTGACGGGGTCAAAGTGAACGTAGCAAATTTGCTACAGTGGCAGTTAAAGGGTCAATAGGCCTTCGTAGAACTCGAAATGTATTGGCGATAATTCCAAATGCATTTTCGACAATTCTATGCGCTCTTGAGAGCctataattgaataatagaTTTGGTGCTGGTTGATTGCGGAAGGGATAGCGTTTTAAAATATACGATCTCATTACAAATGCATCGTCAGCAACGAACACATAGGGAACGGGAATTTCTCTTCCAGGCAAAGGTTCTGGCGGTGGTAATCGCACAGTGTTTTCTTCCAGACCTTTTTTCAGAgacgaattttcgaaaactccGCCGTCAGATGCTCGGCCATTATACCCTACATCTATATAcgtaaatttgtaatttgcaTCGACGGTCGCCATCAGAATTATGCTATGAGTTCCTTTGTAGTTATAATAAGTACTTCCACTATTGTTCGGAGCTTGGATGACAAAGTGTTTCCCATCAAGGGCACCTAAGTAATGAGGAAAATTCCATCGCTCATTGAAGGTTTCAGAAATTCGTAACCAATCTTCTGCAGTATTCGGGAACTGGAAGGAATTATAGGAATAAGATAAATACTGTTGCTTTATAATCATTTTACGTAAcatatgaataaatgaatcagCGTATTATGTAATCGTGAATGTTATTATTTAACGTTTTAAATACCTATATGTGATTAGGCCGATGAAGACGAAGATGCTCATGGTGACGATGGAAACAACGCAGAAACTCTAGAGCAAGAGACGGAAAAAAACACGGATGATCGGAGTAAACACCCTCTCGAACacgaaacaattgaaaaaacggGCTCGAAACGTAAATCAATCGCAAACGCAAAATCCGATGATGACCATTCCAAAGTATTAAAACGTGCATTAGAAATAATGTAGAAGCAGCCAGACGGGAATGACCGTTTCGGAGAATCCGTGGCTATGGAGCTCAGGAGTTTGCGGTTTGATTCTAATAGGAGAAGactaaaatctgaaattagaaGAGCGATCGCTCGCATTGCCGACGAAGACGATACCAATGACTCTACTCCCGCATCTATAGTACCCTCGCCATGTCCATCGCCGTATATGGTGCCAATACCGTCACCATCGCCATCGTCA
Proteins encoded:
- the LOC124405885 gene encoding putative nuclease HARBI1, with the translated sequence MVRLEQLIQLVGPKIAKKDTPMRQAIPVKERMVVILRFLASGDSYSSLQFLFRIPVCTISRIVTETTRAIYDVLKREYLRFPNTAEDWLRISETFNERWNFPHYLGALDGKHFVIQAPNNSGSTYYNYKGTHSIILMATVDANYKFTYIDVGYNGRASDGGVFENSSLKKGLEENTVRLPPPEPLPGREIPVPYVFVADDAFVMRSYILKRYPFRNQPAPNLLFNYRLSRAHRIVENAFGIIANTFRVLRRPIDPLTATVANLLRSL